The genomic window ATAAATAGCATCTTTAAAAAGTCGAGATAACTTCTCGGCTTTTTTCAAATTAAGAAGGAAGGAAGCCCTATGAAAAAGAGTCATTTTGGCAGTAAATTAACTGACAAATTAGTATTTGTGATCTTGAGTTTAGGCATCCTGGTCTTCATTCTCTATCCTTACCTCAGCATCTTCGTTCAAGCACTACAAGAGCCTGGCGAAAAATTCAGCAGTTTTTTCATGCAAAATTTAGAACTGACTCAGCATTCTTTGACCGTGGCCATTTCAACCATGATCTTAACGCTGATCTTATCGATTGCCGTGACAGTTGGCTTCGTCTTCGTTTCTAAAAAATGGCAGAAAGTTATGCGTTTATTTCTACTAATAACTATGGTCTCGCCACCATTCGTGACGTCCCTTGCCTATATCACCTTGTTCGGCCGTCGAGGAATGATCACCCATGACTTATTGCATTTAATGATCAATCCTTACGGACCACAAGGGATCATCTTGATGCAGACCTTGAGTTTCACTTCGTTGAACGCACTAGTTTTGATCGGTTTGCTCAAACAACTTGAACCAAGCGTCATCAACAGTGCTCGTTCTTTGGGGGCAAAAACTGATTCGCTGATCTTGGACATTATTTTGCCAATGCTTCGGCCAGGATTGATCGTTGTCGCCTTGATCAGCTTTATCAGAAGTCTGGCTGACTTTCAGACGCCAACTATCATTGGTGGTAATTACAACATGCTGGCGAGTGAAGGATACTTTGCCGTCATCAGTATGGGCGATATCCACAAAGCAGCCTTGATCAACTTGACCTTAGCTATTCCAGCTCTGATCGGATTTTTCCTCTACATTAAATATGACCGAGCAATGACAACTCAACATCATGGAATGTCGAGCGATTCATCCCCATTCCCACTTCCTAAAAAAGGCGTTATCTACGTAATTTCATTAATACTATCAATTATTTTTTACCTAGCCTTATTGCTCCAGTACGGTTCAATCTTATTAAATGCACTGACCATTAAAGTGTTAGGTAACTACCAATTTTCACTGCAACCATTGCTGGCTTCACAAGTCTATTTAAACGATACGATCACCAGAACTATCGTCTATAGTTTGATTGCCGGCCTGCTGGGCAGTTTGATCAGTTTCTTGATCATCTACTACAGTCAAGTTAGAAATAATAAGTGGATGAAGTTTATGGAAATGGTCGGGACCTTCCCATACATCTTACCTGGGACGTTCTTTGGCCTAGGGTACTTATACGCCTTCTCGAAACCACCGCTACAAATCACCGGAACGGCAGCTATCGTTGTCATCAACGTGATCTTTAAACAAGTAGCTTTTGCGACCAAAGCGGCTAAAGCAGCCGTCAATCAAGTTGAACCGACTTATTTCAAGACCGTTCACGATTTAGGCGGTACAACCGTTAACGAATGGCATGACGTCTTTTTCCCAATGACTAAAGAAGGTTTTGCCATTACATTTTTAAATGGATTTATCAGCACCATGACGACGATCGGTTCGATCATTTTCTTGGTCCATCCAGGCGAAAACATGATGACATTAGTCATGTTCGATGTCGTTCAGCGTGGCGAATATCAAGTCGCAGCCGTCATTGCCTGCTTGATCATCTTGATCTGCATCATTATGTCGATCATCGTCTTTGGCATCATCAATCTAACTCGAAGGGACTGGCATCATGTTTTTAGAAGTCGAAAACTTAACCAAGAAGTACTCTAAAACTACCGTTTTGCATTCGCTGTCTTTCGGCGTTGAGCAAAACAAGATCCTAGTCGTCCTCGGACCTAGTGGCTGTGGAAAAAGCACACTATTATCTTGTTTGAACGGCTTTACCGACGTCGATGCCGGAACCGTCAAATTAGACCAGACCGATATCACCAACTTGACTCCAGAAGACCGCGACATCACGACAGTCTTCCAGTCATATAGCCTTTTTCCAAATATGAATGTCTTACAGAACTTAATGTACGGACTCAAATTTAAAAAAATCAAACGTGCCCAAGCTAAAGACAAGGCGCTGAAAATGCTGCACTTGTTGCAAATGGACGAATTTGCGGAATCACGGATCCAAGACCTCAGTGGTGGCCAGCAGCAACGAATCGCTTTAGGACGCAGTTTGATCGTCGAACCAAAACTGTTGTTGCTCGATGAACCATTCTCCAACTTGGATGAAAAATTACGTCTGACCATGCGTCAGGAATTACGCCGCATCCAGGAAGAACTCAACATTACCATGGTGTTCGTCACTCACGACCAGCAAGAAGCTTTTTCAATCGGCGACAGCATTTTGGTCATGGATCATGGACGGATCCAGCAAATAACTACTGGCGAAGAGCTATATTCGCATCCTAACAATTTATTCGTCTTGAAATTCATCGGCGAATCCAACTTATTAGACGACGGTCAATACATCCGCCCCGAGAACATTCAGTTGCAAAAAAACGAATCTGGATCTGGCATCATTACTGACGTTAATTTCCAAGGTTCGACTATCGATTACACAATCAAGTATCAAGAACATAACTTTCAAGTTACCTGTCTTAATCAAGGACAGCCTTTTAACATCGGCGAACACGTTGATGTTAAGTATCAAATCTCTCAACTGGAGGATGACTAATGCGTATCTTACACGTTCAGGCACAATTGCCTGCTAAGACTGGCAGTGGCGTTTACTTTTCCAACGTCATCAAAGGCTTTGAGGGTCGCGACGAACAAGCTTGTATTTACGGCCAACCCAAAGACTTTGAATATGACGTTTTGCCAAAAGACCGCCAATATCCAGTCACCTTTCCTAATGAAAAATGTCACTTCCCATTACCTGGTATGAGTGACGTTATGCCCTACGAAAGTACGATTTATGGAGAAATGACTCCAGAAATGATCGGCAACTGGCAAGATGTTTTTCGGATCAAAATTCAACAAGCCGTTGCTGAATTCAAGCCAGATGTAATTTTTTGCCATCATCTCTGGTTTCTGACTTCGTTGGTTTGCAAAGAAGTAACTGACATTCCAATTTACGTCTTCTGCCACGGAACTGATATCAGACAAGCCAACCAACATCCTGACCTTTTTGAAAAATACGTTACTAACATGGACCGTTTGAC from Companilactobacillus sp. includes these protein-coding regions:
- a CDS encoding ABC transporter ATP-binding protein, translating into MFLEVENLTKKYSKTTVLHSLSFGVEQNKILVVLGPSGCGKSTLLSCLNGFTDVDAGTVKLDQTDITNLTPEDRDITTVFQSYSLFPNMNVLQNLMYGLKFKKIKRAQAKDKALKMLHLLQMDEFAESRIQDLSGGQQQRIALGRSLIVEPKLLLLDEPFSNLDEKLRLTMRQELRRIQEELNITMVFVTHDQQEAFSIGDSILVMDHGRIQQITTGEELYSHPNNLFVLKFIGESNLLDDGQYIRPENIQLQKNESGSGIITDVNFQGSTIDYTIKYQEHNFQVTCLNQGQPFNIGEHVDVKYQISQLEDD
- a CDS encoding ABC transporter permease; the protein is MKKSHFGSKLTDKLVFVILSLGILVFILYPYLSIFVQALQEPGEKFSSFFMQNLELTQHSLTVAISTMILTLILSIAVTVGFVFVSKKWQKVMRLFLLITMVSPPFVTSLAYITLFGRRGMITHDLLHLMINPYGPQGIILMQTLSFTSLNALVLIGLLKQLEPSVINSARSLGAKTDSLILDIILPMLRPGLIVVALISFIRSLADFQTPTIIGGNYNMLASEGYFAVISMGDIHKAALINLTLAIPALIGFFLYIKYDRAMTTQHHGMSSDSSPFPLPKKGVIYVISLILSIIFYLALLLQYGSILLNALTIKVLGNYQFSLQPLLASQVYLNDTITRTIVYSLIAGLLGSLISFLIIYYSQVRNNKWMKFMEMVGTFPYILPGTFFGLGYLYAFSKPPLQITGTAAIVVINVIFKQVAFATKAAKAAVNQVEPTYFKTVHDLGGTTVNEWHDVFFPMTKEGFAITFLNGFISTMTTIGSIIFLVHPGENMMTLVMFDVVQRGEYQVAAVIACLIILICIIMSIIVFGIINLTRRDWHHVFRSRKLNQEVL